In Streptosporangium album, the sequence GTTGAGCGTCTGCTCCCGTTCGTCGTTGCCGCCGACGACGTTCCTGCCGCGCCGGCCCCCGATCGCGTCGATCTCGTCGATGAAGATGATCGAGGGGGCCCGATTGCGGGCCTCGTCGAAGAGGTCACGGACCCGTGAGGCTCCCACTCCCACGAACATCTCCACGAACCCGGAGCCGGTGACCGACAGGAACGGCACGGCCGCCTCGCCGGCCACCGCCCGGGCCAGGAGCGTCTTTCCGGTCCCCGGAGGGCCGACCATGATCACCCCGCGGGGTGGCTTCGCTCCCGCCGCCGCGTATCTGCCGGGGTCGCGCAGGAAGTCCACCACCTCGTTGATCTCCTGCTTGACACCGTCGTAACCGGCGACGTCACCGAACCGGGTGGTCGGCCGCTCCGCCTCGATGATCTTCACCCCTGACCGGCCGAAGCCGCCGATACTGCCGATGCCGCCGGCCATGGAGTGCTGCGCCTGCCGCCCCATCCACAGGAACAGGCCGATGAGCAGCGCCATCGGCAGGAAGCCCGCCAGGACCGACAGCAGCGAGCCGGCGGCCCGGGTCGCGGTGATCTGGACGTGGTGGGACTGGAGCTGGGATTCCAGCGTGCCGACGCTGAGCGCGGTGGGGATCTGCGTGGTGAACGTCGTGCCGTTGTCCAGGCTGCCGGACACCGTGCCCTGGTCGTCGATCGTCACCGTCTTCACCTGCCCGGCACCCACCTTGGCCACGAAGTCGCTGTAGGAGTACGGCTTGGTCTCCGACCCGGTGAGCATGAGGGGCACCAGCAGCCACAGTGTGACGATCAGCACCCCTATCGGCAGCAGCCAGCGGCGCCATTCGGGAGATCGCGGAGCCACCGGCGGAGGTGGGGGCTCGTCCGGTGGTCCCGGCTTGGCCGTACCTGTCGCATGCCGGCCGCGCAGCCGGGCCCAGGTGATCATCAACCGGCCTCCCTGTCGATTACCCCTACCTCACCTGCCAGTTTCCAGCCGGTGGCGGGAGTGCGGCAGGGCCGAAAGTCCCGAAGAGCACGGTGGAACGGCCTCTCCGGCCGGCCGGCGAGAGCGGCGGGAGCGCTGCGGACGTCAGCGGGAAGCCCGATTCAGAGGTCGTCATCGGGGGAGAAATCAGACAAATGTACAGTTTGCCTCGCCCGCTTGAGACCACATCGGGGACGGACCCGCCCGTCCGGCGGAAGACCCGGTCACGTGGGCGGCAGACCCGAGCGCGGAGGCATCCCGATGGGATCATGGGCGCAGATCAAGGAGACACACATCGCCGTCGTGGTCCTCCTCGGAGACCACGCCTTCAAGCTCAAGAAGCCGGTGAGCCTCGGCTTCCTGGACTTCACCACCAGAGAGGCCCGGCAGGCTGCCTGTCACAGGGAGGTGGAACTCAACCGGCGGCTGGCCCCGGACGTCTACGAGGGCGTCGCCGACGTGCTGGGCCCGGACGGAGAGGTCTGCGACCATCTCGTCGTGATGCGGCGCATGCCGGAGGATCGCCGCCTCGCCGCCATGATCCGGTCGGGGAAGCCGGTCGAGGAGCACCTGCGGCAGATCGCCCGGATGGTGGCGGGCATGCACGGCCGATCCCGCCACGGGCCGGAGATCGACCGGGAGGGGGGAAGGGAGGCGCTACGGTCACGCTGGACCGCGAGCTTCGGCGAGGTCCGAGCGCTTCCCGACGCCGTCCTCGACCCCGAAGCCGTCGAGGAGATCGAACGGCTCACATTGCGCTTCCTCGACGGCCGCGCTCCCCTGTTCGCCGCCCGTGTCAACGAGGGCCGCATCGTCGACGGCCACGGCGACCTGCTCGCCGAGGACATCTTCTGCCTGGACGACGGGCCGCGGATCCTGGACTGCCTGGAGTTCGACGAACGGCTCCGCTCCGTCGACGGCCTCGACGACGCGGCCTTCCTGGCCATGGACCTGGAGCGGCTCGGGGCACCCCGGCTGGCCGAGACGTTCCTGCACTGGTACGCCGAGTTCACCGACGATCACGCCCCGCCCTCCCTGTGGCACCACTATGTCGCCTACCGGGCCTTCGTCCGCGCCAAGGTCGCCTGCCTCCGGCAGCGACAGGGCGACCCCGGTTCCGGCGGAGAGGCCCGCCTGCTCGCCGAACTCACTCTGCGCCATCTGCGAGCGGGAGCGATCCCCCTGATCCTGGTCGGCGGATCACCCGGAACCGGCAAGTCGACCCTGGCCGCCGCCCTCGCCGACCGCCTCGGCTACACGCTGCTGGGCAGCGACCGCATCCGCAAGGAGCTCTTCGGCATCTCGCCCGAACAGCACGCGTCCGCCCCTTTCGGCGAGGGCATCTACGACCGGGAGCACACCGAGCGCGCCTACGCCGAGATGCTCTTACGAGCCGAGATGCTGCTTCACCTTGGCGAACCGGTCATCCTGGACGCCTCCTGGATCGACGCCGGCCATCGGACGGCGGCCGAGCGCGTCGCCCGGCGCACCTCCAGTGACCTCGCGGCCCTACGCTGCACGGCCCTGCCGCAGGTCGCCGCCGAGCGTCTCGCCCGCCGTACCGGCGCGATCTCGGACGCCGACCAGGCGATCGCCACAGCCATGGCGGCGATGGCGGCTCCCTGGCCCGACGCGATCGAGATCGACACCAGCCCGACCACGGAACAGGCGGTGGAGCGGGCACTGACGGCGATCGCCCTCTCCCCCGCCACCGTGCCCTGGCGCTTCCGGCGCCCCCAGATGGAGCCTGGCTGACCGTCCGCGTCGCTCATAACGGGCCGCCATCTGCGGGACTTGCTCACGGAACGTCTGCCGCACACAGCCGCGGGCTTCGCACACCAGTCGGCGTAGTCGCAGGTCGACGACTACCGTGCGGCTGCCGACCGGCACATCCGCCAGACGCCGGGTGTGGTAGGCGGGCACCCGCCGGGTCAGAACCCCACACGCGGGGCAGGATGCCGCCACCGATCGTGTCCAGGCTCGCACGCGTATGACCTGCTGCTCTGCGATCACCTGCTCGAGGACCACATCGGCCAACTGCGGGAACCGCGTCTGCAAGATCTTCGAAGCACACCAAGATCACCTTGCTGGCTCGCACACTCCGGCACCACCGAATTCGTGCCAGAGCCCTTGAGGCTACAGGCTCCCGGTTCTCGACGACGCTCTTCATGAGAGGGTGGCGCTGAGGCGTTGGACGCCGGGCAGGGTGGCCAGGCGGTCGTCGTAGAGCTTCTGGAGGGCGGGCAGGTCGCGGGTGATGACGCGCAGGAGGTGGTCGGGGTCACCGAAGAGCCGTTGGGCTTGCAGGATGTGGGGGATGGCGGCGACGGCCTGTTCGAAGGCGTCGACGGTGTCGCGGTCTGCGGCGCGCATGGTGACGAAGACGAGGGCCTCGAAGGTGAGGCCGAGGGCGTTGGCGTCGAGGGCGGCACGGTAGCCGCTTTCACGTTGTTCCCCGAGAACACCTCGGTGCTCACGGTGGAGTACAAGATCAATCTCCTGGCGCCTGCCGTAGGCGATCACATCGCCAGTCCAGGCCGAGGCCGGCGCCCATCAAGAGGCGCAGGCGCCGGCGCAGTAGGGGATGTTCGGGAA encodes:
- a CDS encoding Lrp/AsnC family transcriptional regulator, giving the protein MIAYGRRQEIDLVLHREHRGVLGEQRESGYRAALDANALGLTFEALVFVTMRAADRDTVDAFEQAVAAIPHILQAQRLFGDPDHLLRVITRDLPALQKLYDDRLATLPGVQRLSATLS
- a CDS encoding bifunctional aminoglycoside phosphotransferase/ATP-binding protein, whose translation is MGSWAQIKETHIAVVVLLGDHAFKLKKPVSLGFLDFTTREARQAACHREVELNRRLAPDVYEGVADVLGPDGEVCDHLVVMRRMPEDRRLAAMIRSGKPVEEHLRQIARMVAGMHGRSRHGPEIDREGGREALRSRWTASFGEVRALPDAVLDPEAVEEIERLTLRFLDGRAPLFAARVNEGRIVDGHGDLLAEDIFCLDDGPRILDCLEFDERLRSVDGLDDAAFLAMDLERLGAPRLAETFLHWYAEFTDDHAPPSLWHHYVAYRAFVRAKVACLRQRQGDPGSGGEARLLAELTLRHLRAGAIPLILVGGSPGTGKSTLAAALADRLGYTLLGSDRIRKELFGISPEQHASAPFGEGIYDREHTERAYAEMLLRAEMLLHLGEPVILDASWIDAGHRTAAERVARRTSSDLAALRCTALPQVAAERLARRTGAISDADQAIATAMAAMAAPWPDAIEIDTSPTTEQAVERALTAIALSPATVPWRFRRPQMEPG